From the genome of Malus domestica chromosome 04, GDT2T_hap1, one region includes:
- the LOC103434166 gene encoding mediator of RNA polymerase II transcription subunit 14 isoform X1, which translates to MASELGQQTVEFSALVSRAAEESFLALKELTEKSKAAPDQSDTDKKIGLLKYLAKTQQRMLRLNVLAKWCQQVPLIQYCQQLSSTLSSHDTCFTQAADSLFFMHDGLQQACAPVYDVPSAIEILLTGSYQRLPKCVEDVGIQSSLNEEQQKPALKKLDTLVRSKLLEVSLPKEITDVKVSDGTAVIRVDGEFKVLVTLGYRGHLSMWRILHLDLLVGEKSGPVKLEVSRRHLLGDDLERRMADAEDPFMILYSVLHELCVALIMGTVTRQVQALRQGRWKDAIRFEFISDGSMGHAGTSASAQLNQDGETDSSGLRTPGLKILYWLDFDKNNGISGSGSCPSIKIEPGPDLQIKCLHSTFVIDPLTGKEAEFSLDQNCIDVEKLLLRAICCNRYTRLLEIQKELVKNVQICRGAGDVSLQSHVEEVEADHKKKDDKSNAGEYEGQEVLRVRAYGSSFFTLGINLRNGRFLLQSSRNILASSGVLSECEDALNQGSMTAAEVFISLRSKSILHLFASTGRFLGLEVYEHGFPAVKIPKNILNGSTMLLMGFPDCSTSYFLLMQLDKDFKPLFKLLETHPDPTRKPDSFNDLNHVMRIKKIDVSQMQMHEDDMNLSLLDLGKLHSFLPSSRGSNQSAENGLLSEISHEGSMPIAGCPPSSFSSVVDEVFELEKGLSVPPFSVPASHFGSVPMNRPSPKWEGGAQIPQLNNSSKLSSMATHYNGSLYPSNNLKSPVHSTSLGNLSSGPGRSASVKKIPVSKSDQDLASLRSPQSVEYGSGTSTDEDQLRFLNETPKSAIYGSKSSRLLSPTRSTGPRVSGPGVRPNGSKSSPNGPLTGPFRASVSTCATTPVSQAPDSGVCHSPNLDVAKNDRKPRKRTLSDMLNLIPSLQGFEADSGVLKKRKTSEVTRPQQSSSQVLMSRDIISNFEVYNYGDLISEANRGNAPSSIYVSALLHVIRHCSLCIKHARLTSQMAALDIPYVEEVGLRSTSSNIWFRIPFARGDSWQHLCLRLGRPGSIYWDVKINDQHFRDLWELQKGSNSTPWGTGVRIANTSDIDSHVRYDPEGVVLCYQSVEADSIKKLVADIQRLSNARMFALGMRKLLGVRADDKPEESSTNPDFKSPGVKGSQEATDRLSEQMRRAFRIEAVGLMSLWFSFGSGVLARFVVEWESGKEGCTMHVSPDQLWPHTKFLEDFINGAEVASLLDCIRLTAGPLHALAAATRPARASPIPGVPGGAVLSSIPKQAGYLSSQGLMPTSSTTNAGQSPGPMGNPVSSPATGPLANHSLHGPAGLAGAGRGGPGIVPSSLLPIDVSVVLRGPYWIRIIYRKNFAVDMRCFAGDQVWLQPATPPYGGPSIGGSLPCPQFRPFIMEHVAQELNGLDTNFTGGQQTGLSSSINQNPSSGSQLSTVNGNRVNLPSSAAMSRTGNNQVAGLNRVGNASPVSSNLAVVSSAGPALRRSPGPGAAHVRGELNTAIIGLGDDGGYGGGWVPLVALKKVLRGILKYLGVLWLFAQLPNLLKEILGSILKDNEGALLNLDQEQPALRFFVGGYVFAVSVHRVQLLLQVLSVKRFHQQQQQQGQQPNTNTANEELSTAEIGEICDYFSRRVASEPYDASRVASFITLLTLPISVLREFLKLIAWKKALALAQGGDIAPAQKPRIELCLENHAGSSMDHSSVAKSNIHYDRPHNSVDFALTLVLDPAHIPHINAAGGAAWLPYCVSVRLRYSFGENPNVSFLGMEGSHGGRACWLRADDWEKCKHKVARTVEHHGSSGVDSGQGRLRIVADYVQRTLHIWLQGLRDGSAVSATSMAT; encoded by the exons ATGGCGTCGGAGCTAGGGCAACAGACGGTGGAGTTCTCCGCCCTGGTGAGCCGCGCCGCCGAGGAATCTTTCCTCGCGTTGAAAGAGCTCACCGAGAAATCGAAGGCGGCGCCGGACCAGTCCGATACCGATAAGAAAATTGGACTGCTCAAGTACTTGGCCAAGACCCAGCAACGCATGCTTAGGCTCAATGTCCTCGCCAAGTGGTGCCAACAG GTCCCGTTAATACAATACTGCCAGCAACTTTCCTCCACCCTGTCAAGTCATGATACCTGTTTCACTCAAGCAGCagattcactatttttcatgcaTGATGGGCTGCAGCAAGCTTGTGCTCCTGTTTATGATGTCCCATCTGCAATTGAAATCCTCCTAACAGGGTCATATCAGCGTTTGCCGAAATGTGTAGAAGATGTGGGCATCCAGAGTTCACTAAATGAGGAACAGCAAAAGCCGGCTTTGAAAAAGCTGGACACACTTGTGCGATCTAAATTACTAGAAGTATCACTTCCAAAAGAAATTACTGATGTTAAAGTCTCCGATGGTACAGCAGTGATTCGTGTTGATGGAGAATTCAAGGTTTTGGTGACTCTAGGCTACCGAGGGCACCTATCAATGTGGAGGATACTGCATTTGGATCTGCTTGTTGGTGAGAAAAGTGGACCTGTAAAGCTTGAAGTATCGCGACGTCATCTTCTTGGGGATGATTTAGAGCGCAGAATGGCTGATGCAGAAGATCCGTTCATGATACTATATTCAGTTCTGCATGAGCTTTGTGTTGCACTTATCATGGGTACTGTCACAAGGCAAGTACAAGCTCTTCGGCAAGGGAGATGGAAAGACGCAATTCGATTTGAGTTTATATCTGATGGGAGCATGGGTCATGCAGGGACTTCTGCCTCTGCGCAATTAAATCAAGATGGAGAAACTGATTCATCTGGTCTACGAACGCCAGGGTTGAAAATTTTATACTGGCTAGATTTTGATAAAAACAATGGTATTTCTGGTTCAGGATCATGTCCGTCTATAAAAATTGAACCAGGACCGGATCTGCAGATAAAGTGTCTTCATAGCACATTTGTCATAGATCCATTAACTGGAAAGGAGGCAGAATTTTCTCTTGACCAAAACTGTATTGATGTTGAGAAGTTGCTTCTGAGAGCCATCTGCTGCAATAGATATACTCGTCTACTTGAAATTCAGAAAGAGCTGGTGAAGAATGTTCAAATCTGCCGAGGTGCAGGGGATGTTTCTCTTCAGTCTCATGTGGAAGAAGTGGAAGCGGACCATAAAAAG AAAGATGATAAGTCCAATGCTGGAGAGTATGAAGGGCAGGAAGTATTACGTGTGCGTGCCTATGGCTCATCATTTTTCACCCTGGGAATAAATTTAAG GAATGGGCGATTTCTTCTTCAGTCCTCTCGTAATATTCTTGCTTCTTCGGGAGTTTTGTCCGAATGTGAAGATGCTTTAAATCAAGGAAGTATGACTGCTGCTGAAGTTTTTATAAGCTTGAGAAGCAAAAGTATTTTGCACTTATTTGCATCGACTGGCAGGTTTTTAGGCCTTGAG gtgtatgaacatggttttccTGCAGTTAAAATACCAAAGAACATTTTGAATGGTTCAACTATGTTGCTAATGGGGTTTCCTGATTGCAGTACCTCTTATTTCCTGCTGATGCAACTTGATAAGGACTTTAAACCCCTATTTAAGTTGCTTGAAACTCATCCGGATCCGACTAGAAAACCTGATTCTTTTAATGACCTAAATCATGTGATGCGGATCAAGAAAATTGATGTTAGCCAGATGCAGATGCATGAAGATGATATGAATTTAAGTTTGCTTGACTTGGGAAAACTACATTCCTTTCTGCCCAGTTCCAGGGGTTCTAATCAGTCTGCTGAAAATGGTCTTCTTTCAGAAATCAGCCATGAGGGTTCTATGCCTATTGCTGGGTGTCCACCATCAAGTTTTTCTTCTGTTGTAGACGAAGTGTTTGAACTGGAGAAGGGGTTATCTGTACCTCCTTTTTCTGTTCCTGCTTCTCATTTTGGCTCTGTTCCGATGAATCGTCCCTCTCCTAAGTGGGAAGGAGGTGCGCAGATACCACAgttaaacaattcttcaaaGCTTTCTAGTATGGCCACCCACTATAATGGATCGTTATATCCATCAAATAATTTGAAAAGCCCCGTGCATTCTACTTCTCTTGGTAATCTATCTTCTGGCCCAGGAAGGAGTGCCTCTGTGAAGAAAATACCAGTGTCAAAGTCTGATCAGGATTTGGCTTCTCTTAGGTCTCCACAGTCAGTTGAGTATGGTTCTGGTACTTCAACGGACGAAGATCAGCTGAGATTTCTGAATGAAACTCCAAAGAGTGCAATTTATGGGAGTAAATCATCCCGGCTGTTATCTCCAACCCGGTCTACTGGCCCCAGAGTTTCTGGGCCAGGTGTGAGACCCAACGGGTCCAAAAGTTCACCTAATGGGCCTTTAACTGGACCTTTCAGAGCTTCCGTATCAACATGTGCAACAACTCCCGTAT CCCAGGCCCCAGATTCTGGAGTATGTCATAGCCCTAATCTTGATGTTGCAAAAAATGATAGAAAACCTCGCAAACGTACACTTTCAGATATGTTGAATTTGATCCCATCACTTCAGGGTTTCGAAGCTGATTCAGGAGTTCTTAAAAAGAGGAAAACTTCTGAAGTAACTCGTCCTCAGCAGTCTTCCTCACAGGTGCTTATGTCGAGGGAtataatttcaaattttgaagtATACAATTACGGGGATCTTATATCTGAAGCAAACAGGGGAAATGCACCTTCCAGCATTTATGTTTCAGCCCTTCTTCATGTGATCAGGCACTGTTCACTTTGTATTAAGCATGCCAGATTAACTAGCCAGATGGCAGCTCTGGACATCCCTTATGTTGAAGAAGTGGGTCTAAGAAGTACATCATCAAACATATGGTTTCGAATTCCATTTGCCAGAGGTGATTCATGGCAACACTTATGCTTGCGACTTGGCAGACCTGGAAGCATTTATTGGGATGTCAAAATAAATGACCAGCATTTCAGGGATTTATGGGAGCTTCAAAAAGGAAGCAATAGTACACCTTGGGGTACTGGTGTTCGAATTGCCAATACGTCTGACATAGACTCTCATGTTCGCTATGATCCAGAAGGTGTTGTTCTTTGTTACCAGTCTGTGGAGGCTGATAGTATTAAGAAGTTAGTGGCAGACATCCAAAGACTTTCTAATGCCAGAATGTTTGCTCTTGGGATGCGGAAATTGCTTGGTGTACGAGCAGATGATAAGCCAGAAGAAAGTAGCACAAACCCTGATTTTAAATCACCAGGAGTCAAAGGTTCTCAAGAGGCAACCGATAGACTATCTGAGCAAATGCGAAGGGCATTTAGAATTGAGGCTGTTGGACTTATGAGTCTGTGGTTCAGTTTTGGATCAGGTGTCCTTGCTCGCTTTGTTGTAGAGTGGGAATCAGGTAAAGAGGGTTGTACTATGCATGTATCCCCCGACCAACTTTGGCCCCATACCAAG TTTCTGGAAGATTTCATAAATGGAGCTGAAGTTGCATCACTTTTGGATTGCATTCGACTCACTGCAGGGCCCTTACATGCTCTTGCAGCCGCAACACGACCTGCACGAGCTAGTCCTATCCCGGGGGTCCCTGGTGGAGCAGTTCTCTCTTCTATCCCAAAACAGGCTGGGTACTTATCATCTCAGGGCCTTATGCCAACTAGTTCAACCACAAATGCTGGTCAGTCTCCTGGCCCTATGGGGAACCCAGTTTCATCTCCGGCTACAGGGCCTCTTGCAAATCATAGCCTCCATGGGCCTGCTGGGTTAGCTGGTGCTGGCCGAGGTGGACCTGGCATTGTACCCAGCTCACTGTTGCCCATTGATGTCTCTGTTGTGCTACGTGGACCCTATTGGATACGGATCATATACCGAAAGAATTTCGCAGTTGACATGCGCTGTTTTGCAGGAGATCAGGTTTGGTTGCAACCAGCAACGCCACCCTATGGGGGGCCTTCAATTGGAGGGTCATTACCTTGCCCTCAGTTTAGACCATTTATTATGGAGCATGTAGCCCAAGAATTGAATGGTTTAGATACTAATTTCACCGGTGGTCAACAGACAGGACTGTCAAGttcaatcaatcaaaaccccAGTTCAGGTTCCCAACTGTCAACTGTAAATGGAAATAGGGTTAACCTTCCTAGTTCTGCTGCAATGTCTAGGACAGGCAACAACCAAGTGGCTGGTTTAAACCGTGTCGGAAATGCTTCTCCAGTATCCTCAAATTTGGCTGTTGTGAGCTCAGCAGGGCCGGCTTTACGAAGATCCCCAGGTCCTGGTGCTGCTCATGTGAGAGGAGAACTGAATACAGCCATTATTGGTCTTGGAGATGACGGAGGGTATGGAGGTGGTTGGGTTCCTCTTGTTGCTCTTAAAAAGGTGCTAAGAGGTATTCTCAAGTATCTTGGAGTTCTATGGCTATTCGCACAGCTACCAAATCTTTTGAAAGAGATTTTGGGGTCAATTCTGAAAGACAATGAAGGTGCCCTTCTAAATTTAGACCAGGAGCAGCCCGCCTTGAGATTCTTTGTTGG TGGCTATGTATTTGCAGTAAGTGTTCACAGAGTTCAACTTCTTCTTCAAGTACTGAGCGTGAAACGATTCcatcagcagcagcaacaacaagGGCAACAGCCAAATACAAACACTGCTAATGAGGAATTATCTACAGCCGAAATAGGAGAAATATGTGACTACTTCAGTCGACGTGTTGCTTCAGAGCCTTACGATGCTTCTCGTGTCGCGTCGTTCATTACTCTCCTCACCTTACCCATATCAGTTTTAAGAGAATTCTTGAAATTAATAGCATGGAAAAAAGCACTAGCCCTGGCACAAGGGGGAGATATAGCACCTGCTCAAAAACCCCGTATTGAATTATGCCTTGAAAACCATGCTGGCTCGAGTATGGATCATTCATCTGTTGCCAAAAGCAATATTCATTATGATCGGCCTCATAACTCGGTTGATTTTGCACTGACTCTTGTTCTTGATCCTGCTCACATACCTCATATAAATGCCGCTGGAGGAGCTGCATGGTTGCCATACTGTGTCTCAGTGAGGTTGAGATATTCGTTTGGTGAAAATCCTAACGTGTCCTTTCTCGGTATGGAAGGAAGCCATGGAGGTCGAGCTTGCTGGTTGCGCGCTGATGACTGGGAGAAGTGCAAACACAAGGTTGCTCGAACTGTGGAACATCATGGTAGCTCAGGAGTAGACAGTGGTCAAGGAAGGTTAAGAATCGTAGCTGACTATGTGCAAAGGACACTGCACATATGGCTTCAAGGGTTGAGGGACGGTAGCGCGGTTAGTGCAACCTCCATGGCAACATGA
- the LOC103434166 gene encoding mediator of RNA polymerase II transcription subunit 14 isoform X2: MASELGQQTVEFSALVSRAAEESFLALKELTEKSKAAPDQSDTDKKIGLLKYLAKTQQRMLRLNVLAKWCQQVPLIQYCQQLSSTLSSHDTCFTQAADSLFFMHDGLQQACAPVYDVPSAIEILLTGSYQRLPKCVEDVGIQSSLNEEQQKPALKKLDTLVRSKLLEVSLPKEITDVKVSDGTAVIRVDGEFKVLVTLGYRGHLSMWRILHLDLLVGEKSGPVKLEVSRRHLLGDDLERRMADAEDPFMILYSVLHELCVALIMGTVTRQVQALRQGRWKDAIRFEFISDGSMGHAGTSASAQLNQDGETDSSGLRTPGLKILYWLDFDKNNGISGSGSCPSIKIEPGPDLQIKCLHSTFVIDPLTGKEAEFSLDQNCIDVEKLLLRAICCNRYTRLLEIQKELVKNVQICRGAGDVSLQSHVEEVEADHKKKDDKSNAGEYEGQEVLRVRAYGSSFFTLGINLRNGRFLLQSSRNILASSGVLSECEDALNQGSMTAAEVFISLRSKSILHLFASTGRFLGLEVYEHGFPAVKIPKNILNGSTMLLMGFPDCSTSYFLLMQLDKDFKPLFKLLETHPDPTRKPDSFNDLNHVMRIKKIDVSQMQMHEDDMNLSLLDLGKLHSFLPSSRGSNQSAENGLLSEISHEGSMPIAGCPPSSFSSVVDEVFELEKGLSVPPFSVPASHFGSVPMNRPSPKWEGGAQIPQLNNSSKLSSMATHYNGSLYPSNNLKSPVHSTSLGNLSSGPGRSASVKKIPVSKSDQDLASLRSPQSVEYGSGTSTDEDQLRFLNETPKSAIYGSKSSRLLSPTRSTGPRVSGPGVRPNGSKSSPNGPLTGPFRASVSTCATTPAPDSGVCHSPNLDVAKNDRKPRKRTLSDMLNLIPSLQGFEADSGVLKKRKTSEVTRPQQSSSQVLMSRDIISNFEVYNYGDLISEANRGNAPSSIYVSALLHVIRHCSLCIKHARLTSQMAALDIPYVEEVGLRSTSSNIWFRIPFARGDSWQHLCLRLGRPGSIYWDVKINDQHFRDLWELQKGSNSTPWGTGVRIANTSDIDSHVRYDPEGVVLCYQSVEADSIKKLVADIQRLSNARMFALGMRKLLGVRADDKPEESSTNPDFKSPGVKGSQEATDRLSEQMRRAFRIEAVGLMSLWFSFGSGVLARFVVEWESGKEGCTMHVSPDQLWPHTKFLEDFINGAEVASLLDCIRLTAGPLHALAAATRPARASPIPGVPGGAVLSSIPKQAGYLSSQGLMPTSSTTNAGQSPGPMGNPVSSPATGPLANHSLHGPAGLAGAGRGGPGIVPSSLLPIDVSVVLRGPYWIRIIYRKNFAVDMRCFAGDQVWLQPATPPYGGPSIGGSLPCPQFRPFIMEHVAQELNGLDTNFTGGQQTGLSSSINQNPSSGSQLSTVNGNRVNLPSSAAMSRTGNNQVAGLNRVGNASPVSSNLAVVSSAGPALRRSPGPGAAHVRGELNTAIIGLGDDGGYGGGWVPLVALKKVLRGILKYLGVLWLFAQLPNLLKEILGSILKDNEGALLNLDQEQPALRFFVGGYVFAVSVHRVQLLLQVLSVKRFHQQQQQQGQQPNTNTANEELSTAEIGEICDYFSRRVASEPYDASRVASFITLLTLPISVLREFLKLIAWKKALALAQGGDIAPAQKPRIELCLENHAGSSMDHSSVAKSNIHYDRPHNSVDFALTLVLDPAHIPHINAAGGAAWLPYCVSVRLRYSFGENPNVSFLGMEGSHGGRACWLRADDWEKCKHKVARTVEHHGSSGVDSGQGRLRIVADYVQRTLHIWLQGLRDGSAVSATSMAT, from the exons ATGGCGTCGGAGCTAGGGCAACAGACGGTGGAGTTCTCCGCCCTGGTGAGCCGCGCCGCCGAGGAATCTTTCCTCGCGTTGAAAGAGCTCACCGAGAAATCGAAGGCGGCGCCGGACCAGTCCGATACCGATAAGAAAATTGGACTGCTCAAGTACTTGGCCAAGACCCAGCAACGCATGCTTAGGCTCAATGTCCTCGCCAAGTGGTGCCAACAG GTCCCGTTAATACAATACTGCCAGCAACTTTCCTCCACCCTGTCAAGTCATGATACCTGTTTCACTCAAGCAGCagattcactatttttcatgcaTGATGGGCTGCAGCAAGCTTGTGCTCCTGTTTATGATGTCCCATCTGCAATTGAAATCCTCCTAACAGGGTCATATCAGCGTTTGCCGAAATGTGTAGAAGATGTGGGCATCCAGAGTTCACTAAATGAGGAACAGCAAAAGCCGGCTTTGAAAAAGCTGGACACACTTGTGCGATCTAAATTACTAGAAGTATCACTTCCAAAAGAAATTACTGATGTTAAAGTCTCCGATGGTACAGCAGTGATTCGTGTTGATGGAGAATTCAAGGTTTTGGTGACTCTAGGCTACCGAGGGCACCTATCAATGTGGAGGATACTGCATTTGGATCTGCTTGTTGGTGAGAAAAGTGGACCTGTAAAGCTTGAAGTATCGCGACGTCATCTTCTTGGGGATGATTTAGAGCGCAGAATGGCTGATGCAGAAGATCCGTTCATGATACTATATTCAGTTCTGCATGAGCTTTGTGTTGCACTTATCATGGGTACTGTCACAAGGCAAGTACAAGCTCTTCGGCAAGGGAGATGGAAAGACGCAATTCGATTTGAGTTTATATCTGATGGGAGCATGGGTCATGCAGGGACTTCTGCCTCTGCGCAATTAAATCAAGATGGAGAAACTGATTCATCTGGTCTACGAACGCCAGGGTTGAAAATTTTATACTGGCTAGATTTTGATAAAAACAATGGTATTTCTGGTTCAGGATCATGTCCGTCTATAAAAATTGAACCAGGACCGGATCTGCAGATAAAGTGTCTTCATAGCACATTTGTCATAGATCCATTAACTGGAAAGGAGGCAGAATTTTCTCTTGACCAAAACTGTATTGATGTTGAGAAGTTGCTTCTGAGAGCCATCTGCTGCAATAGATATACTCGTCTACTTGAAATTCAGAAAGAGCTGGTGAAGAATGTTCAAATCTGCCGAGGTGCAGGGGATGTTTCTCTTCAGTCTCATGTGGAAGAAGTGGAAGCGGACCATAAAAAG AAAGATGATAAGTCCAATGCTGGAGAGTATGAAGGGCAGGAAGTATTACGTGTGCGTGCCTATGGCTCATCATTTTTCACCCTGGGAATAAATTTAAG GAATGGGCGATTTCTTCTTCAGTCCTCTCGTAATATTCTTGCTTCTTCGGGAGTTTTGTCCGAATGTGAAGATGCTTTAAATCAAGGAAGTATGACTGCTGCTGAAGTTTTTATAAGCTTGAGAAGCAAAAGTATTTTGCACTTATTTGCATCGACTGGCAGGTTTTTAGGCCTTGAG gtgtatgaacatggttttccTGCAGTTAAAATACCAAAGAACATTTTGAATGGTTCAACTATGTTGCTAATGGGGTTTCCTGATTGCAGTACCTCTTATTTCCTGCTGATGCAACTTGATAAGGACTTTAAACCCCTATTTAAGTTGCTTGAAACTCATCCGGATCCGACTAGAAAACCTGATTCTTTTAATGACCTAAATCATGTGATGCGGATCAAGAAAATTGATGTTAGCCAGATGCAGATGCATGAAGATGATATGAATTTAAGTTTGCTTGACTTGGGAAAACTACATTCCTTTCTGCCCAGTTCCAGGGGTTCTAATCAGTCTGCTGAAAATGGTCTTCTTTCAGAAATCAGCCATGAGGGTTCTATGCCTATTGCTGGGTGTCCACCATCAAGTTTTTCTTCTGTTGTAGACGAAGTGTTTGAACTGGAGAAGGGGTTATCTGTACCTCCTTTTTCTGTTCCTGCTTCTCATTTTGGCTCTGTTCCGATGAATCGTCCCTCTCCTAAGTGGGAAGGAGGTGCGCAGATACCACAgttaaacaattcttcaaaGCTTTCTAGTATGGCCACCCACTATAATGGATCGTTATATCCATCAAATAATTTGAAAAGCCCCGTGCATTCTACTTCTCTTGGTAATCTATCTTCTGGCCCAGGAAGGAGTGCCTCTGTGAAGAAAATACCAGTGTCAAAGTCTGATCAGGATTTGGCTTCTCTTAGGTCTCCACAGTCAGTTGAGTATGGTTCTGGTACTTCAACGGACGAAGATCAGCTGAGATTTCTGAATGAAACTCCAAAGAGTGCAATTTATGGGAGTAAATCATCCCGGCTGTTATCTCCAACCCGGTCTACTGGCCCCAGAGTTTCTGGGCCAGGTGTGAGACCCAACGGGTCCAAAAGTTCACCTAATGGGCCTTTAACTGGACCTTTCAGAGCTTCCGTATCAACATGTGCAACAACTCCC GCCCCAGATTCTGGAGTATGTCATAGCCCTAATCTTGATGTTGCAAAAAATGATAGAAAACCTCGCAAACGTACACTTTCAGATATGTTGAATTTGATCCCATCACTTCAGGGTTTCGAAGCTGATTCAGGAGTTCTTAAAAAGAGGAAAACTTCTGAAGTAACTCGTCCTCAGCAGTCTTCCTCACAGGTGCTTATGTCGAGGGAtataatttcaaattttgaagtATACAATTACGGGGATCTTATATCTGAAGCAAACAGGGGAAATGCACCTTCCAGCATTTATGTTTCAGCCCTTCTTCATGTGATCAGGCACTGTTCACTTTGTATTAAGCATGCCAGATTAACTAGCCAGATGGCAGCTCTGGACATCCCTTATGTTGAAGAAGTGGGTCTAAGAAGTACATCATCAAACATATGGTTTCGAATTCCATTTGCCAGAGGTGATTCATGGCAACACTTATGCTTGCGACTTGGCAGACCTGGAAGCATTTATTGGGATGTCAAAATAAATGACCAGCATTTCAGGGATTTATGGGAGCTTCAAAAAGGAAGCAATAGTACACCTTGGGGTACTGGTGTTCGAATTGCCAATACGTCTGACATAGACTCTCATGTTCGCTATGATCCAGAAGGTGTTGTTCTTTGTTACCAGTCTGTGGAGGCTGATAGTATTAAGAAGTTAGTGGCAGACATCCAAAGACTTTCTAATGCCAGAATGTTTGCTCTTGGGATGCGGAAATTGCTTGGTGTACGAGCAGATGATAAGCCAGAAGAAAGTAGCACAAACCCTGATTTTAAATCACCAGGAGTCAAAGGTTCTCAAGAGGCAACCGATAGACTATCTGAGCAAATGCGAAGGGCATTTAGAATTGAGGCTGTTGGACTTATGAGTCTGTGGTTCAGTTTTGGATCAGGTGTCCTTGCTCGCTTTGTTGTAGAGTGGGAATCAGGTAAAGAGGGTTGTACTATGCATGTATCCCCCGACCAACTTTGGCCCCATACCAAG TTTCTGGAAGATTTCATAAATGGAGCTGAAGTTGCATCACTTTTGGATTGCATTCGACTCACTGCAGGGCCCTTACATGCTCTTGCAGCCGCAACACGACCTGCACGAGCTAGTCCTATCCCGGGGGTCCCTGGTGGAGCAGTTCTCTCTTCTATCCCAAAACAGGCTGGGTACTTATCATCTCAGGGCCTTATGCCAACTAGTTCAACCACAAATGCTGGTCAGTCTCCTGGCCCTATGGGGAACCCAGTTTCATCTCCGGCTACAGGGCCTCTTGCAAATCATAGCCTCCATGGGCCTGCTGGGTTAGCTGGTGCTGGCCGAGGTGGACCTGGCATTGTACCCAGCTCACTGTTGCCCATTGATGTCTCTGTTGTGCTACGTGGACCCTATTGGATACGGATCATATACCGAAAGAATTTCGCAGTTGACATGCGCTGTTTTGCAGGAGATCAGGTTTGGTTGCAACCAGCAACGCCACCCTATGGGGGGCCTTCAATTGGAGGGTCATTACCTTGCCCTCAGTTTAGACCATTTATTATGGAGCATGTAGCCCAAGAATTGAATGGTTTAGATACTAATTTCACCGGTGGTCAACAGACAGGACTGTCAAGttcaatcaatcaaaaccccAGTTCAGGTTCCCAACTGTCAACTGTAAATGGAAATAGGGTTAACCTTCCTAGTTCTGCTGCAATGTCTAGGACAGGCAACAACCAAGTGGCTGGTTTAAACCGTGTCGGAAATGCTTCTCCAGTATCCTCAAATTTGGCTGTTGTGAGCTCAGCAGGGCCGGCTTTACGAAGATCCCCAGGTCCTGGTGCTGCTCATGTGAGAGGAGAACTGAATACAGCCATTATTGGTCTTGGAGATGACGGAGGGTATGGAGGTGGTTGGGTTCCTCTTGTTGCTCTTAAAAAGGTGCTAAGAGGTATTCTCAAGTATCTTGGAGTTCTATGGCTATTCGCACAGCTACCAAATCTTTTGAAAGAGATTTTGGGGTCAATTCTGAAAGACAATGAAGGTGCCCTTCTAAATTTAGACCAGGAGCAGCCCGCCTTGAGATTCTTTGTTGG TGGCTATGTATTTGCAGTAAGTGTTCACAGAGTTCAACTTCTTCTTCAAGTACTGAGCGTGAAACGATTCcatcagcagcagcaacaacaagGGCAACAGCCAAATACAAACACTGCTAATGAGGAATTATCTACAGCCGAAATAGGAGAAATATGTGACTACTTCAGTCGACGTGTTGCTTCAGAGCCTTACGATGCTTCTCGTGTCGCGTCGTTCATTACTCTCCTCACCTTACCCATATCAGTTTTAAGAGAATTCTTGAAATTAATAGCATGGAAAAAAGCACTAGCCCTGGCACAAGGGGGAGATATAGCACCTGCTCAAAAACCCCGTATTGAATTATGCCTTGAAAACCATGCTGGCTCGAGTATGGATCATTCATCTGTTGCCAAAAGCAATATTCATTATGATCGGCCTCATAACTCGGTTGATTTTGCACTGACTCTTGTTCTTGATCCTGCTCACATACCTCATATAAATGCCGCTGGAGGAGCTGCATGGTTGCCATACTGTGTCTCAGTGAGGTTGAGATATTCGTTTGGTGAAAATCCTAACGTGTCCTTTCTCGGTATGGAAGGAAGCCATGGAGGTCGAGCTTGCTGGTTGCGCGCTGATGACTGGGAGAAGTGCAAACACAAGGTTGCTCGAACTGTGGAACATCATGGTAGCTCAGGAGTAGACAGTGGTCAAGGAAGGTTAAGAATCGTAGCTGACTATGTGCAAAGGACACTGCACATATGGCTTCAAGGGTTGAGGGACGGTAGCGCGGTTAGTGCAACCTCCATGGCAACATGA